The Poecilia reticulata strain Guanapo linkage group LG13, Guppy_female_1.0+MT, whole genome shotgun sequence genome has a segment encoding these proteins:
- the LOC103474787 gene encoding uncharacterized protein LOC103474787, with amino-acid sequence MNYSITIDEFQNSDMGSYYCEQNNECFEVKLSEEKGKKGRLNSETYLLIFICAGAVALILLSLFGYFCCLKCICLSNKSRPDDVIVTVSGTAGPSAPPQEGRINGLPAGVNNLDNNLVYENDDQYLNPSRNPSDQPGAAQHQDGNQPGQSGIGIYPNLDEFRFQREESQRTKQRFHLELFSRLRQASINRHFYANQREIRKQQAMAAQAENNRAGMGKRKPKDSCEYKNPIYNRSTDQLNRL; translated from the exons ATGAATTACTCAATCACCATTGATGAGTTCCAGAACTCTGATATGGGTTCTTACTACTGCGAGCAGAACAATGAATGCTTTGAAGTGAAGTTGTCtgaagaaaaaggtaaaaaag GTAGGCTGAACTCAGAGACGTATCTTCTGATCTTCATCTGTGCTGGTGCAGTTGCCTTGATCCTCCTTAGCCTTTTTGGCTACTTCTgctgtttaaaatgcattt gccTTTCCAACAAAAGTAGGCCTGATGACGTGATCGTTACAGTCAGTGGAACTGCAG GTCCCAGTGCTCCACCACAGGAAGGCAGAATAAACGGACTTCCAGCAG GAGTCAATAATCTTGACAATAATCTTGTTTATG aaaatgatgACCAGTACTTAAACCCATCCAGAAATCCAAGTGACCAACCAGGAGCTGCGCAGCACCAGGATGGGAACCAGCCTGGTCAGAGTGGGATTGGAATTTATCCAAATCTGGATGAGTTCAGGTTTCAAAGAGAGGAAAGTCAGAGGACAAAGCAGAGATTTCATTTAG AGCTCTTCAGCAGGTTACGACAAGCCAGTATAAATCGGCATTTTTATG CGAACCAGAGAGAGATCCGTAAGCAGCAAGCCATGGCAGCACAAGCAGAGAATAACAGAG CAGGGATGGGCAAGAGGAAACCCAAAGACT CATGTGAATACAAAAACCCCATTTACAACAGGAGCACTGACCAACTCAACCGACTGTAG